A region of the Litchfieldia alkalitelluris genome:
AACGGCGAAAACATCGATGTCAAAAAAAATAATAAAAGCAGAACACTGTATACGTTTAATGAATGACATGCAGGAAGCTAGTTATGTTTTTAGAAATACAGGAGGCGTGCATAATGCTGCCCTTGCAACTGAGGAAGAACTTGTGGTATGTCGATCTGACATAGGTAGACATAATGCAATTGATAAGCTATATGGCTATTGTCTGCTTAATAGTATACCTGTTCGGGATAAGATTCTTGTCTTTAGTGGTCGAATTTCCTCGGAAATATTGACGAAAGCTGCTAAAATTGGGGTGGGAATTATTTTGTCCAAGTCAGCTCCAACAGACTTAGCGATAAAATTAGCAGATGATTTAAATATAACCGCTGTTGGATTTATAAGAGGTTCAACGTTTAATGTCTATTCACATCCAGAACGAATTACGAAATAGGAGGTTGATAAAATGGGCTCATGTAATATCGATCACTCTCTAGAAGATGTATATAAGAAATTAGAATCACAAAAGGAATTTCTATCTTTTAAAAGCCTTGAAAAATGTAAACGAATACTTTCTGGAAATCCTAGCCAAGCTCTTTTGAATGAAATTTTTCATATGTTAAAAAAGTATGATCTTGCAACACAAGAAGAACGTGCAAATAGGGATGAGAAAATTGCAGCATTATAAGGTATCTTTTGGTACAAGATTGGAATATTTTTATTCTAGTATTCTATTATATTTTATTCTATCCTAGTAGGATAGGAGTTGATATGGTATGCAATATTACTCAGTAAGGGAAATTGAAAATATTCATAATATGAATACTATCCTAAATTATGCTCGGACTTTATGGTATAGCCTTGCCGAAGGATATGAGATTATTCCAAATTCGTATACCGATTTTTGCTTTGCTATAACCCAATATGAAAAAGTTTTCTTTGAAGATTGGAGTTTAACCTTTAATGGGAATGGCTCATTAATGTTAACTAAGAACATTCCATCAGGAGACATATTAGTAAAAATAGATAGTTTTGGGAAAGAAATCTTTATAATTCTCCCTAACATGAAATAGATCTTACAAATCCTTAGCGATTTGTAAGATTTTTTTTTGAAAATGTTGGATAAGTTTAAGTGGGATGGAGAAATTATCATAGTACCAAAAATTCAGCTTATAATAGGAGGAAATTACGAATGATGAATCAGCAATTAGGCGCTCATGAATTAATGGAAATCCATGAGGTGTTATGTGATACAATTGATGGAATTAATCAATTCCAATTATATCTACCTCATTGTCAGGACCAACAGTTACAAAATATATTACAGAATCAAATTAATTTTATGATGAACGAGTATAACGCTATGGTGGGTATGTTAGGGAATAAGACTAGTGGGGCAAATCTTGGCTCGATTAATACTAGATCAAACTTCAGCCCTACATATGGTTTAGATAATCCATCTTCAAATCAGCCGAATACATCAATGACACAAATGGATGATCGTGATGTTGCATCTGGAATGCTAGGATGTGCAAAGTCTTCCGCTGTACTTCGTATGCATGCGTCATTGGAATGTGCAGACCCTGAAATCCGTAATTCAATGATTCAAGGTTCTAAAAATTGCGCTGATCAAGCTTATGAAACTTGGCAGTACATGAACAGTAAAGGATATTATCAAGTACCGACACTTAAAGATACAACAGCTCAAACATTTGCAGGGATGTATCAGCCAGCTTCAGGTATGATGAATCAAAACCAAATGAACATGAACCAAGACTATCCGGTTCAAATTCAACAACAACAAATGAACCCAAATCAAATGAATCAAAACTTTTAATGTAACCCAATATTAGACTGAGAAGAGATGGTTTCTGATGATATCATCTCTTTTTATTATCTTCTCGTTTTACATTTTAATGAAACTTTTCACAAATTCATCCGTCTTAATGGATATGGGGAATTGAGATTTCATAAATTTGAACTCATTATGGGACATTAAATTTCTATAACAAGCCAACATGTATTTATTTAATTTAAATGGAGAGTGGACAATGGTTAGTATTGAGACTGAAAGACTTATGTTAAGACAGATGCACATAAATGATATCGGTAATCTAATGAAAATATTTTCAGATCCTATAGCCATGCAATATTATACTTCTACAAAAACAAGGGAAGATGCCGAAAAGTGGATTAGCTGGAATTTATCAAACTATGAAAAAATTGGTGTAGGGCTCTGGATTTGTGAGCTAAAAGACGATAACACATTTGTCGGTCAATGTGGAATTATTCCACAGGTAGTTGATGGTGAAAATGAGCTGGAAATCGGCTATTTGTTTACCCGAGAGTATTGGGGAAAGGGCTATGCAACCGAGGCAGCAATAGCTTCAAAAAATTATGGATTTGAAAAGTTAAGAGCTAAACGCCTTATATCGATGATCAGACATAATATTCCTTCAGTTAGAGTAGCTGAACGAATAGGAATGGTCTTTGAGAAGGAAACACTCATAAAAAATAGAAAAACATACATATATGCGGTTAATAGATAAGTAGAGAGTTGAAAATAACTGATATAAAATACTCTATTATTGTCTAGCAAATGCCCTTACAGTGTGAATAATATTTTTGCGAATGAGTAAAAAAGGAAGGCCGATATTATGAATACTAAGAGATGTTTACTTAATGTATTAGATAAGAAAAATTATGAAGATATAAGAAATTTATATACAAATACAGAGGTTCGTAAATATCTAGGTGGAACAAGAGATGATAATACAATTAAAGATCACTTCTTAAACATACTTCAATCGAAGGCGGATTCATACTATTGGGCGGTAAATGAAAAAGCAATGAAAGAATTTATAGGCCTTGTTTCACTTAATCCGCACCATAACGGTGAATCAGTAGAGATCTCGTATCAATTCTTACCAAAGTGGTGGGGAAAAGGATACGGAAAAGAAGTAGTTAATAAGATTATTGAATTCGCATTTGAAAAACTTAATTTATCAGAGCTCGTTGCTGAAACACAAGCTGCTAACGTGGCATCTCGCAAGCTTTTAGAATCGGTTGGAATGAAGCCACACCAAACTGTTAAAAGATTTGGAGCAGAACAGGTGATTTATATCATTTATAAAAATTAATGTACCTTTTTACCCCTAGGTATTTATCAGGGTGGACCTTTGTATTAATGAGTATTAACACCATGGAGAATCAAAAGTGTACTTACTAAGTGTTGAATGAGCGGAGAGCCACTTGACTCCTTGCGGGATCCAGTGGTCTCGTGAGACCCCGCAGGAGCCCGCCCCTGGAGACGAGGAGGCTCGCTCGCGGAACATCCGCGGTATCCGCGAGTGGATCGACGCTCATGGAACTCCAATACCTAGGTTATTTAGACTTTTCCACCTAAGTCATGCAAAGCATAAAATTCCACAAAAAAAGGAGCCAATTGGCTCCACTCCCTAAGCTCTAGCAACAGTTCCCAGTATTACCTAACAAAGATAGCCCCGTCTTATCCCCACTAATATCTAGTACAAGATCATCTGTATTTGGCTTTATCTTTGGGTCAATTGCAACAACAATTTCATTAATTGTCTCGATTACATCGTCTGCTTCCGGCTCATCCAGAGCCAGTCCAATTTTTGGTGTTCCTCAGCCATATCCTGCAAAATAGAAACGAATATTTTTAGCATTCTGTTCACGAAACATTTCTTGTAAAAGACCACGTGCTTCATCTGTAATAATCAATTCATTTTCACTCCTCAATTAATTAATCTATCTTATTGATTTTACCTGTATTAATGAGAAATTTTCAATTAGATTGCTCTAATAAGATTAAATAATTACAATCGGTCTCATAATTGCAAAATATTCTTAGGTGAATATGAATCCAATGATAATTATTATCAATACTATAGTTATACAAATCCGTGAAAATAGACAACCTCTGTAACGGAAGCCTTTTATCAACATTATAAATCTTCAGGTTGAAGGTCTAGCAATCAGTCTCAGACCTATCAGAAGTAGATTAATAATGACAATTGTTTACTTAACATATACTTCCTTTGTCGTCATGCCCCTCCTATTGTAATATTATCTCCTACTCATACCACTTTAGATACTATCCAAAACTGCCATATGTTATCAGAATGAGAATATTTATCAATTATAGTTGACATAGATAATCATTCTCAATTAGTATAAAGGTAATAATAAACTAGATAGTTGAGGAGGCTTCTCTATGAAATCCCTATTAGTGGTTGGTGCTGATCATCTCGGAAATATAACGGAAAAATTAATTAATTCTGGCTTTCAAGAAATCATTCACTTGGACGGCCGTAAAGTAAATATGGTTAAAAGAGAAATTCCGGAAAATATAGACATCATTTTTGTAATGACAGATTATATAAATCACAATTTAGCCAAAGTGATTAAACAAAGAGCAAAAGAACAAGCTAAGCCGATTTATTTTGTTAAAAGATCTTGGAGTTCCATTCACAAAGTAGTAAGTACACTCGAAATAGCAACCGTATAAGTTTGAGTGAGAATGGTTTTCGATTGGAGGGAGATTATGAGTGCTATAGATGATGTACAATTATATTCAAACTTTAGTAAATACGATAAAAGCTGGCATCTTAACGTATATACCAAAATTACATACATAATAAAGGAATATTATCAATACGAAATAACTAAGAGGTCACCAAGTTTAATCTTAAAATTAATTGATAAGCATTGGAGTAGTGAAGATATAACTCTATTTGAAACTAAGTTCCAATATTACCTAGTACTATGCAGTGTTAGTGATAATTTAATTACCTTTTTAACAGATCATTTTAGAGGATATAAGTTTGAAAACTTTATCATCTTTATTGAAGAATTATACTCCTGTTTGCATCGGGCAGATCATCAGATATGAGTTTGATCATTCTTTTTTTAATATGCTAGTAATATATCCTTTTTTTTACAATATTCATGTAGTATGAATATAGCGTAAGGGGGTAAGGATGTACGAATATCATATTGTTTCTTCTGATGCTGGTTTTAATATCACTTGCCTGTACTATGGAAATAACAAAGAGAATATGGTTACAAGAGATCAAATTTTAGGTTTTGGTGATTATTTTATGATTGGACATGGTTTTAAGTATATAAAAAAAGCTGGTTGGTTTATAGAAATCATTATTAACAAGATGAAAACAGAGTATGTGTCTCTTGATTCAATAGAAAAAGCGGTCTTTTTAGGTGCCGTCAAATCAATGGTTGAATTAGAATTTGAGTTAAGCATCTTGCGACATCAGCTTGATAAGGTACTAAAAACAAGAAATATTGAAGAATTTTTTGTGATTGCACCCAAGTATGTTGGTGCGAATCTTTTAATGAAAACATATGTTACTAATAGCTGAAATGTTATATCAGAAAAATGCCGCCTTAATTATCGGTCTAAAAGGTGGCTTTTTTTTTTGTGCGTTTCGGTATTTTAAAACATAATAGTTTATATTAGTAATACTACTGCATCATATTTTTTTAGACTAAATAGGAGAACTTTAAAGGTATTAATTGTTTATTGCCGAACTTTTAAATAATGATTTCAAGCA
Encoded here:
- the fdhD gene encoding formate dehydrogenase accessory sulfurtransferase FdhD, with amino-acid sequence MVNKLSLKQKIVKYTNGILLETEDEIVTEFPLTVYINGEEFATMVCSPTHFEEMVIGFLASEGVIRFKDEIKELQIDEDRGFAYVELYTVTVKNQQYFSKRFIGSCCGKSRQFYFQNDVQTAKTSMSKKIIKAEHCIRLMNDMQEASYVFRNTGGVHNAALATEEELVVCRSDIGRHNAIDKLYGYCLLNSIPVRDKILVFSGRISSEILTKAAKIGVGIILSKSAPTDLAIKLADDLNITAVGFIRGSTFNVYSHPERITK
- a CDS encoding group-specific protein, translating into MGSCNIDHSLEDVYKKLESQKEFLSFKSLEKCKRILSGNPSQALLNEIFHMLKKYDLATQEERANRDEKIAAL
- a CDS encoding spore coat protein — translated: MMNQQLGAHELMEIHEVLCDTIDGINQFQLYLPHCQDQQLQNILQNQINFMMNEYNAMVGMLGNKTSGANLGSINTRSNFSPTYGLDNPSSNQPNTSMTQMDDRDVASGMLGCAKSSAVLRMHASLECADPEIRNSMIQGSKNCADQAYETWQYMNSKGYYQVPTLKDTTAQTFAGMYQPASGMMNQNQMNMNQDYPVQIQQQQMNPNQMNQNF
- a CDS encoding GNAT family N-acetyltransferase, translated to MVSIETERLMLRQMHINDIGNLMKIFSDPIAMQYYTSTKTREDAEKWISWNLSNYEKIGVGLWICELKDDNTFVGQCGIIPQVVDGENELEIGYLFTREYWGKGYATEAAIASKNYGFEKLRAKRLISMIRHNIPSVRVAERIGMVFEKETLIKNRKTYIYAVNR
- a CDS encoding GNAT family N-acetyltransferase, whose protein sequence is MNTKRCLLNVLDKKNYEDIRNLYTNTEVRKYLGGTRDDNTIKDHFLNILQSKADSYYWAVNEKAMKEFIGLVSLNPHHNGESVEISYQFLPKWWGKGYGKEVVNKIIEFAFEKLNLSELVAETQAANVASRKLLESVGMKPHQTVKRFGAEQVIYIIYKN
- a CDS encoding DUF2325 domain-containing protein; this translates as MKSLLVVGADHLGNITEKLINSGFQEIIHLDGRKVNMVKREIPENIDIIFVMTDYINHNLAKVIKQRAKEQAKPIYFVKRSWSSIHKVVSTLEIATV